In Opitutaceae bacterium TAV5, one genomic interval encodes:
- a CDS encoding hemin-binding protein: MTPADAGPRIHVSEIRFVGNTLYDQQTLAALVASDLNRELTFQQLLATATRVENYYHQKGYQLVRVVIPRQDVRDGGPIEFRVLEGWLGQIHVTGNRRYSTRRVLDTLAHTTAIGQPFTIPEVERPLVFLNERSGLTASSTLKPGAETGSTDIEIEIKEDRRISGSIEANNFGSDDSGEYRIIPAFSLPNFTGAGDVFSAFGVFSPDQTDVWFYQVDYTRPLGTNGTSGHLYFGQGNNEAGNEYEILDIKGDNISWGAGLSHHIIWSARSSLNLQGWFEWQDMEQRMLGGITSDDSIRKLRFGADYDRKDNSGRTFLSLHIHQGLGHILGGMKDNYTLSSRAYAGADNSFTKFVLSLMRVQSFHPRLYALLNFTGQYSLDPLVSGEQIYIGGANTVRGQPQSHYSGDDGFVINAEVRFSILPDNARWQLAGFFDHGETHLQRPIIGQQKWRSLSGAGLGFRAELFKNLDARFDVGFPVGAQRGDDCYFYGQVRFSF; encoded by the coding sequence ATGACCCCTGCCGACGCTGGCCCGCGCATTCACGTCAGCGAGATTCGTTTTGTCGGCAACACACTCTACGATCAGCAAACGCTTGCTGCTCTCGTTGCCTCCGACCTCAACCGCGAGCTCACTTTCCAGCAGCTTCTCGCCACCGCCACCCGTGTTGAAAATTATTACCATCAGAAAGGCTACCAGCTTGTACGCGTGGTCATCCCCAGGCAGGACGTCCGTGACGGCGGTCCCATCGAATTCCGTGTCCTTGAAGGCTGGCTCGGCCAGATCCATGTCACCGGCAACCGCCGTTACTCCACCCGACGCGTCCTCGATACCCTTGCCCACACCACCGCCATCGGCCAGCCCTTCACCATACCGGAGGTAGAGCGCCCCCTCGTTTTCCTCAACGAACGCTCCGGCCTCACGGCCAGCTCCACCCTCAAGCCTGGCGCAGAAACCGGCTCCACCGACATCGAAATCGAGATCAAGGAAGATCGCCGCATCTCCGGTTCCATCGAAGCCAACAACTTCGGCAGCGACGATTCCGGCGAATACCGCATCATCCCTGCCTTCTCTCTCCCCAACTTCACCGGCGCGGGCGATGTCTTCAGCGCCTTCGGTGTCTTCTCTCCCGACCAGACCGACGTCTGGTTCTATCAGGTCGATTACACCCGCCCCCTCGGCACCAACGGCACCTCCGGCCACCTTTACTTCGGCCAGGGCAACAACGAGGCCGGCAACGAATACGAAATCCTCGACATCAAAGGCGACAACATCTCCTGGGGCGCCGGTCTCTCCCATCACATCATCTGGTCCGCCCGCTCCTCTCTCAACCTCCAGGGCTGGTTTGAGTGGCAGGACATGGAGCAGCGCATGCTCGGCGGCATCACCAGCGACGACAGCATCCGCAAACTCCGCTTCGGCGCCGACTACGACCGCAAGGACAACTCCGGCCGCACCTTCCTCTCCCTTCACATCCATCAAGGCCTCGGCCACATCCTCGGCGGCATGAAAGACAACTATACCCTCTCCAGCCGCGCCTACGCCGGGGCCGACAACAGCTTCACCAAGTTTGTCCTCAGCCTCATGCGTGTCCAGAGCTTCCACCCCCGCCTTTACGCCCTCCTCAACTTCACCGGCCAGTACTCCCTCGACCCCCTCGTCTCCGGCGAACAGATCTACATCGGCGGCGCCAACACTGTCCGCGGCCAGCCCCAGTCGCACTACTCCGGTGACGACGGCTTTGTCATCAACGCTGAAGTCCGCTTCTCCATCCTCCCCGACAACGCCCGCTGGCAACTCGCCGGGTTCTTCGATCACGGCGAGACCCACCTCCAGCGGCCCATCATCGGCCAGCAAAAATGGCGCAGCCTCTCCGGTGCCGGCCTCGGCTTCCGCGCCGAGCTCTTCAAAAACCTCGACGCCCGTTTTGACGTCGGTTTCCCCGTCGGCGCCCAACGCGGTGACGACTGCTACTTCTACGGTCAGGTCCGATTCAGTTTCTGA
- a CDS encoding acriflavin resistance protein, translating into MARFFINRPIVAMVIAILMVVIGAVSITSLPVAQFPDIVPPEIQIKATYPGADALTLEQAVATPIEQQMSGVDHMNYMYSVNANNGQMTLTVNFALGTDPNTDQVLAQMRASQADSQLPQSVRDQGVTVQKSLASPLLVFALTSPGGTYDGTFLANYAYINLNDALTRVGGIASVTVFGAGQYAIRVWIRPDQLAKLNITVPEIVSAIQSQNNVNPSGQIGGEPVPPGQEFTWAVRAQGRLETEDQFAQIVLRAAPDGSFVRLGDVARIELGSQTYGLNGTLDGKPSAILALYQLPGSNALAAANGAKALMAELSKSFPEDMTCVLAMDTTLAVTEGMKEIVHTLVEALVLVIIVVFVFLQGWRATLIPLLAVPVSLIGTFALFPLLGFSLNTLSLFGLVLAIGLVVDDAIVVVEAVEHHIEKGLSPKDATLKAMQEVSGPVIAIAIILAAVFVPTAFIPGITGRLYQQFAVTIAVSVLLSAFNALTLSPALSALLLRPKKKGGLLQPFYNGFNRVFGRATDGYVGICRFFIRKSLVAIILLAGVCVLTGLLGKRIPSSFLPEEDQGYFFAGIQLPDAASLGRTNELMARATEILRKTPGVAHVTGVSGYSMLSSVQNTYSGFFFVSLKKWDERKSPEEKYEAILRRVNREFSRFSEGIGFAFSPPAIPGIGNAGGVTFILQDRSGRELEFLASNVQTFLDAVKKRPEIASATTTFLPTVPQVFIDVDRDKVLKQGVQIGSVYQTLQAFMGGAFVNYFNRFGRQWQIYVQSEGEYRTDTTRLGQFYVRNAGGDMVPLSTLTTVRNTQGPEFTMRYNLFRSAQFNVSAAPGYSSAQAMKALEETFAATMPREMGYDYLGMSFQEKQAQEGIGAAAIFAFSLFCVFLILAAQYESWTLPFSVLLGTPVAIFGAFLGLMVGHYENNIYAQIGLVMLIGLAAKNAILIVEFAKMGVEQGKPLIEATLEGARLRLRPILMTSFAFILGCVPLAKAAGAGALSRQVMGFTVIGGMLAATVIAIFLIPVTFYLMERFTGKRETPVPGAGDSLPGPKAEG; encoded by the coding sequence ATGGCCAGATTCTTCATCAACCGCCCCATCGTCGCGATGGTCATCGCCATCCTGATGGTCGTTATCGGAGCCGTTTCGATCACCTCGCTCCCCGTCGCGCAGTTCCCCGACATCGTTCCTCCCGAAATCCAGATCAAGGCCACCTATCCCGGCGCCGACGCCCTCACGCTCGAACAGGCCGTCGCCACCCCCATCGAGCAACAAATGTCCGGCGTCGACCACATGAACTACATGTACTCGGTGAACGCCAACAACGGGCAGATGACGCTCACCGTGAATTTCGCCCTCGGCACCGATCCCAACACCGATCAGGTGCTTGCCCAGATGCGCGCCAGCCAGGCCGATTCGCAGCTTCCCCAAAGCGTGCGCGACCAGGGAGTCACCGTCCAGAAATCCCTCGCCTCGCCCCTCCTCGTCTTTGCCCTCACCTCGCCCGGGGGCACCTATGACGGCACCTTCCTGGCCAACTACGCCTACATCAATCTCAACGACGCCCTGACCCGCGTCGGGGGCATCGCGAGCGTCACCGTTTTTGGCGCGGGCCAGTATGCCATACGCGTCTGGATACGCCCCGACCAGCTCGCCAAGCTCAATATCACCGTTCCCGAAATCGTCTCCGCCATCCAGTCACAAAACAACGTCAACCCCTCGGGCCAGATCGGCGGCGAGCCCGTGCCCCCGGGCCAGGAATTCACCTGGGCCGTCCGCGCGCAGGGCCGCCTCGAGACCGAAGACCAGTTCGCACAGATCGTCCTCCGCGCCGCCCCCGACGGCTCTTTTGTCCGCCTCGGCGATGTCGCCCGCATCGAACTCGGCTCCCAGACCTACGGCCTCAACGGCACCCTCGACGGCAAACCCTCCGCCATTCTCGCCCTTTACCAGCTCCCCGGCTCCAACGCCCTCGCCGCCGCCAACGGCGCCAAGGCTCTCATGGCGGAACTCTCCAAAAGCTTTCCCGAAGACATGACCTGTGTCCTCGCGATGGATACCACCCTCGCCGTCACCGAAGGCATGAAGGAGATCGTCCATACCCTCGTCGAAGCCCTCGTCCTCGTGATCATCGTTGTCTTCGTCTTCCTCCAGGGCTGGCGCGCCACCCTCATCCCCCTCCTCGCTGTTCCCGTCTCCCTCATTGGTACTTTCGCCCTTTTCCCCCTTCTCGGCTTTTCGCTCAATACCCTCTCGCTCTTCGGCCTCGTGCTCGCGATCGGTCTCGTCGTCGACGATGCCATCGTCGTGGTCGAAGCCGTCGAGCATCACATCGAAAAAGGCCTCAGCCCGAAGGACGCCACGCTCAAGGCCATGCAGGAGGTCTCCGGTCCCGTCATCGCCATCGCCATCATCCTGGCCGCCGTGTTCGTGCCCACGGCCTTCATCCCCGGCATCACCGGTCGCCTCTACCAGCAATTCGCCGTCACCATCGCGGTCTCCGTCCTCCTCTCGGCCTTCAACGCCCTGACCCTCTCGCCCGCGCTTTCGGCCCTGCTCCTCCGCCCGAAGAAAAAAGGCGGCCTCCTCCAGCCCTTCTACAACGGATTCAACCGCGTTTTCGGACGCGCCACCGACGGCTACGTCGGCATCTGCCGTTTCTTCATCCGGAAAAGCCTCGTCGCCATCATCCTGCTCGCCGGCGTCTGCGTTCTGACCGGTCTCCTCGGCAAACGCATCCCCTCCAGCTTCCTTCCGGAAGAAGACCAGGGATATTTCTTCGCCGGTATCCAGCTTCCGGATGCAGCCTCGCTCGGCCGCACCAACGAGCTCATGGCCAGGGCCACCGAAATCCTCCGGAAAACTCCCGGCGTCGCACACGTCACCGGCGTCAGCGGCTACAGCATGCTCAGCAGCGTGCAAAACACCTACAGCGGCTTCTTCTTCGTCTCTCTCAAAAAATGGGACGAGCGCAAAAGTCCCGAAGAGAAATACGAAGCCATCCTCCGGCGCGTGAACCGGGAGTTCTCCCGATTCTCCGAAGGCATCGGCTTCGCCTTTTCTCCCCCGGCCATTCCCGGCATCGGCAATGCCGGCGGCGTGACCTTCATCCTCCAGGACCGCTCCGGACGCGAACTCGAGTTTCTCGCCTCCAACGTCCAGACCTTCCTCGACGCGGTAAAGAAACGCCCCGAAATCGCCTCCGCCACCACGACCTTCCTGCCCACCGTCCCCCAGGTCTTCATCGACGTTGACCGCGACAAGGTCCTCAAACAGGGAGTCCAGATCGGCTCCGTTTACCAGACCCTCCAGGCCTTCATGGGCGGCGCCTTCGTCAACTACTTCAACCGCTTCGGCCGCCAGTGGCAGATCTACGTCCAGTCCGAAGGCGAGTACCGCACCGATACCACCCGCCTCGGCCAGTTCTACGTGCGCAACGCCGGTGGTGACATGGTGCCCCTCTCCACCCTCACGACCGTCAGGAATACCCAGGGTCCCGAATTCACCATGCGCTACAACCTCTTCCGCAGCGCCCAGTTCAACGTCTCCGCCGCCCCGGGTTACAGCAGCGCGCAGGCGATGAAAGCGCTCGAGGAAACGTTCGCCGCCACCATGCCCAGGGAAATGGGCTACGACTACCTCGGCATGAGCTTCCAGGAAAAACAGGCGCAGGAAGGCATCGGCGCCGCCGCCATCTTCGCGTTCTCGCTCTTCTGTGTGTTCCTCATCCTCGCCGCCCAGTACGAAAGCTGGACGCTGCCCTTCAGCGTTCTCCTCGGCACGCCCGTCGCCATCTTCGGCGCCTTCCTCGGCCTCATGGTCGGCCACTACGAAAACAACATCTACGCCCAGATCGGTCTCGTCATGCTGATCGGCCTGGCGGCGAAAAACGCCATTCTCATCGTCGAGTTCGCGAAGATGGGCGTCGAGCAGGGCAAGCCGCTCATCGAGGCCACGCTCGAAGGCGCGCGCCTGCGCCTGCGGCCCATCCTGATGACGAGCTTCGCCTTCATCCTCGGCTGCGTGCCTCTCGCCAAGGCCGCCGGCGCCGGCGCGCTCTCGCGCCAGGTGATGGGCTTTACCGTCATCGGCGGCATGCTCGCCGCCACCGTCATCGCGATCTTCCTGATCCCGGTCACCTTCTACCTGATGGAGCGCTTCACCGGCAAAAGGGAAACGCCTGTACCGGGCGCCGGCGACAGCCTGCCAGGCCCGAAGGCTGAAGGCTGA
- a CDS encoding RND transporter: MSAKPSAFSPSVFGLLTVVAALLAGCAVGPDYKPRPVTTPSGYRTGAVADPAGSPAATAADLPWWQIYTDPALAALLRDALAANYDIALAATRVEQARQAVAQARSGYYPTLDYSGAASRGRNQFAGNPSPSPLGATRDDATAVLGASWELDLWGRVRRLDEAARARYLATEEARNAVVTTLVADVAQAWYELLELDAELGIARKTRESFERSYKLFDERLRGGVASTIETARAAAAVAQTAAAIPVLEREIILKENQINLLLGRPPGPVERQARLDALAAPPALPAGLPADLLARRPDLRGTEQNLRAANADIGVAIAEYYPRLNLTGALGRVSPDLSDFTHGSGNLWSILGGLTGPLFQGGRIKAGVAAARARWEEARLTHEQAVLNALNEVSEALVSRDKIALSRAEQDRRVAALEKAVGVAFDRYDAGRASYYEVLEAQQQLYPAENDAVRARRDQYLALVRLYRSLGGGWQPEAAAP, encoded by the coding sequence ATGTCTGCGAAACCTTCAGCCTTCAGCCCTTCAGTCTTCGGCCTTTTGACGGTGGTTGCCGCCCTCCTTGCCGGTTGCGCCGTCGGTCCCGACTACAAACCCCGACCCGTCACCACCCCCTCCGGCTACCGCACCGGTGCGGTCGCCGATCCGGCCGGCTCACCCGCCGCCACCGCGGCCGACCTCCCCTGGTGGCAGATCTACACCGACCCCGCGCTCGCCGCCCTCCTCCGCGACGCCCTCGCCGCCAATTACGACATCGCCCTCGCCGCCACCCGCGTCGAGCAGGCCCGCCAGGCCGTCGCGCAGGCCCGCTCCGGCTATTACCCCACGCTCGATTACTCCGGAGCCGCCAGCCGCGGCCGCAATCAGTTCGCCGGCAACCCCAGCCCCTCCCCGCTGGGCGCCACGCGCGACGATGCCACCGCTGTCCTCGGCGCATCGTGGGAGCTCGACCTCTGGGGCCGCGTCCGCCGCCTCGACGAAGCCGCCCGCGCCCGCTACCTCGCCACGGAGGAAGCGCGTAATGCCGTCGTCACTACGCTGGTCGCCGACGTCGCCCAGGCCTGGTACGAGCTTCTCGAGCTCGACGCCGAGCTCGGCATCGCCCGAAAAACCCGCGAATCCTTCGAGCGCAGTTACAAGCTCTTCGACGAACGCCTCCGGGGCGGCGTCGCCTCCACCATCGAGACCGCCCGCGCCGCCGCCGCCGTCGCGCAAACCGCCGCCGCCATCCCCGTCCTCGAACGCGAAATCATCCTCAAGGAAAACCAGATCAATCTCCTCCTCGGCCGTCCTCCCGGCCCCGTCGAACGCCAGGCCAGGCTCGATGCCCTCGCCGCGCCGCCCGCTCTGCCTGCCGGCCTTCCCGCCGATCTCCTCGCGCGCCGCCCCGACCTGCGCGGCACCGAACAAAACCTTCGCGCCGCCAATGCCGACATCGGCGTGGCGATTGCCGAGTATTACCCCCGCCTCAACCTCACCGGCGCCCTCGGCCGCGTCAGCCCCGACCTCTCCGATTTTACCCACGGCAGCGGCAACCTCTGGTCGATCCTCGGCGGCCTCACCGGCCCCCTTTTCCAGGGCGGGCGGATCAAGGCCGGCGTCGCCGCCGCCCGCGCCCGCTGGGAAGAGGCCCGCCTCACGCACGAACAAGCCGTGCTCAACGCCCTCAACGAGGTCAGCGAGGCCCTCGTCTCGCGTGACAAGATCGCCCTCTCCCGCGCCGAGCAGGACCGCCGGGTAGCCGCTCTCGAAAAAGCCGTCGGCGTCGCCTTCGACCGCTACGATGCCGGCCGCGCCAGCTACTACGAAGTGCTCGAGGCGCAGCAGCAGTTGTATCCGGCCGAGAACGACGCCGTCCGCGCCCGCCGCGACCAGTACCTCGCCCTCGTCCGCCTCTATCGCTCTCTCGGCGGCGGCTGGCAACCCGAAGCCGCCGCGCCGTAA